The Saccharopolyspora gloriosae genome window below encodes:
- a CDS encoding cysteine dioxygenase produces MSAPTHVSQYTPTEEIPELGAVELHPALDLPLLRDSIRPDHELWTPKELRDLTTLAITELTGSLLDLVEVHDEERWWARLGLTSGVELWLLSWAPGQGTKPHDHGGASGSFAVLFGEVREDYRYPAGPIREAHHGTGSSIGFGAGRAHQVRNTSSVNAATVHAYSPPLLPVRHYADLSDVPPVAPQPAGPIRKNI; encoded by the coding sequence ATGTCCGCACCCACGCACGTCTCCCAGTACACGCCGACCGAAGAGATCCCGGAGCTCGGCGCGGTCGAACTGCACCCCGCACTGGACCTGCCGCTGCTGCGCGACTCGATCCGCCCCGACCACGAGCTGTGGACGCCGAAGGAACTGCGCGACCTCACCACGCTGGCCATCACCGAACTCACCGGCTCCCTGCTGGACCTCGTCGAGGTCCACGACGAAGAGCGCTGGTGGGCGCGGCTCGGCCTCACCTCGGGCGTCGAGCTGTGGCTGCTGTCCTGGGCGCCCGGACAGGGGACGAAACCGCACGACCACGGCGGCGCCTCCGGATCGTTCGCGGTGCTGTTCGGCGAGGTCCGGGAGGACTACCGCTACCCGGCGGGCCCCATCCGCGAGGCGCACCACGGCACCGGTTCGTCGATCGGCTTCGGCGCCGGGCGCGCGCACCAGGTCCGCAACACCAGCTCGGTGAACGCGGCCACCGTGCACGCCTACTCGCCGCCGCTGCTGCCGGTGCGCCACTACGCGGACCTCTCCGACGTGCCGCCCGTGGCGCCGCAGCCGGCGGGCCCGATCCGGAAGAACATCTGA
- a CDS encoding rhodanese-like domain-containing protein produces MSEVTVPTQRPHADEAPGFGPYGIDHLLTDARGDLDRVDPRGAAELQRNGALLIDIRPESNRLAEGEIPGALNVERIVLEWRLDPSSPHRLDGLRVDQPVVLVCNEGYASSLAAAQARELGLGRATDLIGGFRAWRAAGLPVEGGHAPVG; encoded by the coding sequence ATGAGCGAGGTCACCGTGCCGACGCAACGCCCCCACGCCGACGAGGCCCCTGGTTTCGGCCCGTACGGCATCGACCACCTGCTCACCGACGCCCGCGGCGACCTGGACCGGGTCGATCCGCGCGGCGCCGCGGAGCTGCAGCGCAACGGGGCCCTCCTGATCGACATCCGGCCGGAGTCGAACCGGCTCGCAGAAGGCGAGATCCCGGGCGCGCTGAACGTGGAGCGCATCGTGCTGGAGTGGCGGCTGGACCCGTCCAGCCCGCACCGGCTCGACGGCCTGCGCGTCGACCAGCCCGTGGTGCTGGTCTGCAACGAGGGCTACGCGTCGAGCCTCGCCGCCGCGCAGGCCCGCGAACTCGGCCTGGGCAGGGCGACCGACCTGATCGGCGGGTTCCGGGCGTGGCGCGCGGCCGGGCTCCCCGTCGAAGGCGGTCACGCCCCCGTCGGCTGA
- a CDS encoding ABC transporter ATP-binding protein — protein sequence MDGVGVRRGGNALVSDVNWSVELDERWVVLGPNGAGKTTLLKLAGAELHPSDGTVDVLGERMGRTNVFELRPRIGLSSAALGSRVPGDELVRDVVVSAGYSVLGRWREEYDEMDTDRATELLDLLGVAHLADRSFGTLSEGERKRTLISRALMTDPELLLLDEPAAGLDLGGREDLVARLSALAMDPEAPASVLVTHHVEEIPPGFTHALLLREGTTVAQGLLEDVLTEDNLSKTFDQDLELQRSGDRYFARRRA from the coding sequence ATGGACGGAGTCGGAGTCCGGCGGGGTGGAAACGCGCTGGTGTCCGACGTGAACTGGTCGGTGGAACTCGACGAGCGCTGGGTGGTGCTGGGACCGAACGGCGCGGGCAAGACCACGCTGCTCAAGCTCGCAGGCGCCGAACTGCACCCGTCGGACGGCACCGTCGACGTGCTCGGGGAACGCATGGGCCGCACCAACGTGTTCGAGCTGCGCCCGCGGATCGGCCTGTCCTCGGCCGCGCTGGGTTCGCGCGTGCCCGGCGACGAACTGGTGCGCGACGTGGTGGTCAGCGCCGGGTACTCGGTCCTCGGCCGGTGGCGCGAGGAATACGACGAGATGGACACCGACCGGGCCACCGAACTGCTGGACCTGCTCGGGGTGGCGCACCTCGCCGACCGATCCTTCGGGACGTTGTCCGAAGGCGAGCGCAAGCGCACCCTCATCTCCCGCGCGCTGATGACCGATCCGGAGCTGCTGCTGCTCGACGAACCCGCCGCCGGGCTGGACCTGGGCGGGCGCGAAGACCTGGTGGCGCGGCTGTCCGCACTGGCCATGGACCCGGAAGCACCCGCGTCCGTGCTCGTCACCCACCACGTGGAGGAGATCCCGCCGGGGTTCACCCACGCCCTGCTGCTGCGCGAAGGCACCACCGTCGCGCAGGGGCTGCTGGAGGACGTGCTCACCGAGGACAACCTCTCGAAGACCTTCGACCAGGACCTGGAGCTGCAGCGCAGCGGCGACCGCTACTTCGCGCGCAGGCGCGCCTGA
- a CDS encoding enoyl-CoA hydratase-related protein, producing MGEFVRLDVEGAIGTIRLERPPMNALNRQIEQELKAVAAEAAERPDVRAVIVYGGEKVFAAGADIKEMADMSYSDMAAKEENGLTAAMSAVAAIPKPTVAAITGYALGGGFELALSCDRRIIGDTTKVGQPEVLLGVIPGAGGTQRLARLVGPSKAKDIIFSGRFVKAPEALELGLVDEVVAADEVYAAARKWAEQFANGPARALAAAKAAIDGGLDMDLDNGLRLETQIFAGLFATEDQKIGMRSFIENGPGKAEFTGR from the coding sequence GTGGGTGAGTTCGTCAGGCTCGACGTGGAAGGCGCCATCGGCACGATCAGGTTGGAACGGCCGCCGATGAACGCGCTGAACCGGCAGATCGAGCAGGAGCTGAAAGCCGTGGCGGCGGAGGCGGCCGAACGCCCCGACGTGCGCGCGGTGATCGTCTACGGCGGCGAGAAGGTCTTCGCGGCCGGCGCCGATATCAAGGAAATGGCCGACATGTCCTACTCGGACATGGCCGCCAAGGAGGAGAACGGCCTCACCGCAGCGATGAGCGCCGTCGCCGCGATCCCGAAGCCGACCGTCGCCGCCATCACCGGCTACGCCCTCGGCGGCGGATTCGAACTCGCGTTGAGCTGCGACCGCCGCATCATCGGCGACACCACCAAGGTCGGTCAGCCGGAAGTCCTGCTCGGCGTGATCCCCGGAGCCGGCGGCACCCAGCGCCTCGCCCGGCTCGTCGGGCCCAGCAAGGCCAAGGACATCATCTTCTCCGGCCGGTTCGTCAAAGCCCCCGAAGCCCTGGAACTGGGCCTCGTCGACGAGGTCGTGGCGGCCGACGAGGTGTACGCGGCGGCCCGCAAGTGGGCCGAGCAGTTCGCCAACGGCCCGGCGCGCGCGCTCGCGGCGGCGAAGGCCGCGATCGACGGCGGCCTCGACATGGACCTCGACAACGGCCTGCGCCTGGAGACGCAGATCTTCGCCGGCCTCTTCGCCACCGAGGACCAGAAGATCGGCATGCGCTCGTTCATCGAAAACGGCCCGGGCAAGGCTGAGTTCACCGGGCGGTAG
- a CDS encoding THUMP-like domain-containing protein, translating into MGYAFDLDDVAFLRSPAGAEAVAVVAQRPLTADSRLADVAAARAAAGARFAGAVLETAVLRGRAESKLDGAGQWLFTADSLQQATTAAVARHRARRLTGRAVHDVTCSIGADLREVALVAERCIGSDLDEVRLAMARHNLTADGSSAGLVRADALRPTSTGTTIVADPARRDGTGRRRWNPADLVPPLDALLDVHAGRDMVVKCAPGLDFDAIPDHAEVEIVSLAGQVREAAVWLGDLAEHGVRRRATVLRAGGAPDELTDQAPDECPVLDVGQWIVDPDGAVVRAGLVRHYAARHGLGQLDPRIAYLTGDAPPPGIRAFRVIDHGKYAEKTLRALLRDHDVGRLEIMTRGVDVDPDALRRRLKPRGSTEATVIITRVGSTPRAYLCRAERT; encoded by the coding sequence GTGGGCTACGCATTCGATCTCGATGATGTGGCCTTCCTGCGGTCCCCCGCCGGGGCCGAGGCCGTCGCGGTCGTGGCGCAACGGCCGCTGACCGCGGACTCGCGGCTGGCCGACGTCGCCGCCGCTCGGGCCGCCGCCGGAGCGCGCTTCGCCGGGGCCGTGCTGGAGACCGCGGTGCTGCGCGGCCGAGCCGAGTCCAAATTGGACGGTGCCGGGCAGTGGCTGTTCACCGCGGACTCGTTGCAGCAGGCGACCACCGCCGCCGTCGCCCGGCACCGCGCCCGCCGGCTCACCGGCCGCGCCGTGCACGACGTGACCTGTTCGATCGGCGCGGACCTCCGGGAAGTGGCGCTGGTCGCCGAGCGCTGCATCGGCTCCGACCTCGACGAGGTCCGGCTCGCCATGGCCCGGCACAACCTCACCGCCGACGGCAGTTCCGCGGGCCTCGTGCGCGCGGACGCGCTGCGCCCCACCAGCACCGGGACCACGATCGTCGCCGACCCCGCGCGCCGCGACGGCACCGGCCGCCGCCGCTGGAACCCGGCCGACCTGGTGCCGCCGCTGGACGCGCTGCTCGACGTCCACGCCGGCCGCGACATGGTCGTGAAGTGCGCGCCCGGCCTCGACTTCGACGCCATCCCCGACCACGCCGAGGTGGAGATCGTCTCGCTCGCCGGGCAGGTCCGGGAAGCCGCCGTGTGGCTCGGCGACCTCGCCGAGCACGGGGTGCGGCGGCGCGCCACCGTGCTGCGCGCCGGCGGAGCTCCCGACGAACTCACCGATCAGGCCCCCGACGAGTGCCCCGTGCTCGACGTCGGCCAGTGGATCGTCGACCCCGACGGTGCCGTGGTGCGCGCCGGACTGGTCCGCCACTACGCGGCGCGGCACGGGCTCGGGCAGCTCGACCCGCGCATCGCCTACCTCACCGGCGACGCGCCACCGCCCGGCATCCGGGCGTTCCGGGTGATCGACCACGGGAAGTACGCGGAGAAGACGCTGCGAGCGCTGCTGCGCGACCACGACGTGGGGCGGCTGGAGATCATGACCCGCGGCGTCGACGTCGACCCCGACGCGCTGCGCCGCAGGCTCAAACCGCGCGGCAGCACCGAAGCGACGGTCATCATCACCCGCGTCGGCAGCACCCCCCGCGCCTACCTCTGCCGAGCCGAACGCACCTGA
- a CDS encoding alpha/beta hydrolase: MSTEIRANTVLPAEREQITLHTADELRLIGELSLPANGAPRATLVCLHPLPTHGGMMDSHLYRKAAFRLPALADLAVLRFNTRGTASEAGRSEGSFDNGDSERFDVAAALEYAEFHDLPDVWLVGWSFGTDLTLVHGLDPLVRGAILISPPLRWSTEEHLRAWGESGKPVHALVPEFDDYLRPEEARRRFATIPQATVTGFDDTKHLWVGKAEAALDAIVDVVAPDVATPLPRTWDGPSETRQVSIVGQ; encoded by the coding sequence ATGAGCACCGAGATCCGCGCCAACACCGTGCTGCCCGCCGAGCGGGAGCAGATCACCCTGCACACCGCCGATGAGCTGCGGTTGATCGGTGAGTTGTCGTTGCCCGCGAACGGTGCTCCGCGAGCCACGCTGGTGTGCCTGCACCCGTTGCCGACGCACGGCGGGATGATGGACTCGCACCTCTACCGCAAGGCGGCGTTCCGGCTGCCCGCGCTGGCCGATCTCGCCGTGCTGCGGTTCAACACCCGCGGCACGGCCAGCGAGGCGGGGCGCAGCGAGGGTTCGTTCGACAACGGCGACTCCGAGCGGTTCGACGTCGCCGCGGCGCTGGAGTACGCCGAGTTCCACGACTTGCCGGACGTGTGGCTGGTGGGCTGGTCGTTCGGCACGGACCTCACGCTCGTGCACGGGCTGGATCCGCTGGTGCGGGGCGCGATCCTGATCTCGCCGCCGTTGCGCTGGAGCACCGAGGAGCACTTGCGGGCGTGGGGCGAGTCGGGCAAGCCGGTGCACGCGCTGGTCCCGGAGTTCGACGACTACCTCCGCCCGGAGGAGGCGCGCCGCCGGTTCGCGACGATCCCGCAGGCGACGGTCACCGGTTTCGACGACACCAAGCACTTGTGGGTCGGGAAGGCGGAGGCGGCGCTGGACGCCATCGTGGACGTCGTCGCTCCGGACGTCGCCACGCCGCTGCCCCGCACGTGGGACGGCCCGTCCGAGACGCGTCAGGTCAGCATCGTCGGCCAGTGA
- a CDS encoding DUF3558 family protein encodes MPRFLGLPVVLVSLLLWAVGCSGVAQQRPEPVSDRESASVTGALGDPRTVDPCSLIDPASLAKFGEARDAGTVSLDYCLFRVRMAEGALAQLKVGELAREAPRQADPVVGAGAFRIAREAPLPGHCTRRVLFGDGNSLLVSADQLDGAPGAALCGLAEAGAGDVVAAIGRHQVRHRPYPPNSLALSDPCRVLGTEVVREVPGLEEAEPEGSPAGHQCQWGQQDAASPRVRLVHTAGDPPAVLHGSAVEESIAGRRTVTSVVGGDPRTPLCSAETGHLPFGEPGGGQVEVAMIVVAYPDGTGLDACEFARGLAERAWPGLPRP; translated from the coding sequence ATGCCGCGTTTTCTTGGTCTGCCGGTGGTGCTGGTGTCGTTGCTGCTGTGGGCCGTCGGTTGCAGCGGTGTCGCGCAGCAGCGTCCGGAACCCGTGTCGGACCGCGAGTCCGCGTCGGTGACCGGGGCTCTCGGTGATCCGCGCACGGTCGATCCGTGTTCGCTGATCGATCCCGCGTCGTTGGCGAAGTTCGGCGAGGCGCGCGACGCGGGCACGGTCTCGTTGGACTACTGCTTGTTCCGGGTCCGGATGGCGGAGGGCGCGCTGGCGCAGCTGAAGGTCGGCGAACTCGCGCGGGAAGCTCCGCGGCAGGCCGATCCGGTGGTCGGCGCGGGCGCGTTCCGGATCGCGCGGGAGGCGCCGTTGCCGGGGCATTGCACGCGGCGGGTCCTGTTCGGTGACGGCAATTCCTTGCTGGTCAGCGCCGATCAGCTCGATGGTGCGCCGGGTGCCGCGCTGTGCGGGCTGGCGGAGGCGGGGGCGGGTGACGTCGTCGCCGCGATCGGGCGGCACCAGGTGCGCCACCGCCCGTACCCGCCGAATTCGCTGGCGTTGAGTGACCCGTGCCGGGTGCTCGGCACCGAGGTGGTGCGCGAGGTACCGGGCCTGGAGGAGGCCGAGCCGGAGGGTTCCCCGGCGGGCCACCAGTGCCAGTGGGGGCAGCAGGACGCCGCGTCGCCGCGGGTGCGGTTGGTGCACACCGCGGGTGATCCGCCTGCCGTGCTGCACGGGTCGGCGGTGGAGGAGTCGATCGCGGGTCGCCGCACGGTGACCAGCGTCGTCGGCGGCGACCCGAGAACCCCGTTGTGCTCGGCGGAGACGGGGCACCTCCCGTTCGGCGAACCGGGCGGCGGCCAGGTCGAGGTGGCGATGATCGTCGTGGCGTACCCCGATGGCACCGGGCTGGACGCGTGCGAGTTCGCCAGGGGCCTCGCGGAACGCGCCTGGCCGGGGCTCCCTCGGCCGTAG
- the dhaM gene encoding dihydroxyacetone kinase phosphoryl donor subunit DhaM, with product MSVGLVIVSHSERLAAGVAELAAQMAPDVRVVPAGGLAGGAVGTDFDKVSAALSDADSGSGVVLLYDLGSAQMTAELAVESLGDPTTAIVADAPLVEGAVAAAVEAQGGKDRDAVARAATAAGVGSEAEQAPVADAAESITEEIELRNEVGLHARPAALLARSLTGLQADVRVRAGESEADAASVLGLMGLGARKGDRITLVATGADAGAAVQRILDLVDQNFGE from the coding sequence ATGAGTGTCGGCCTGGTCATCGTCTCGCACAGCGAGCGGCTCGCCGCCGGTGTGGCGGAGCTCGCCGCGCAGATGGCGCCGGACGTGCGGGTCGTGCCCGCGGGGGGTCTGGCGGGCGGTGCCGTCGGCACCGACTTCGACAAGGTCTCGGCCGCGTTGTCGGACGCCGATTCCGGTTCGGGCGTCGTGCTGCTCTACGACTTGGGCAGCGCGCAGATGACGGCGGAGCTCGCGGTGGAGTCGCTGGGCGACCCGACGACGGCGATCGTGGCGGATGCGCCGCTGGTCGAGGGCGCGGTGGCGGCCGCCGTGGAGGCGCAGGGCGGCAAGGACCGGGATGCGGTGGCGCGGGCCGCGACCGCCGCCGGGGTCGGTTCGGAGGCGGAGCAGGCGCCGGTCGCCGACGCCGCCGAGTCGATCACCGAGGAGATCGAGCTGCGCAACGAGGTCGGCCTGCACGCTCGCCCGGCGGCGTTGCTGGCGCGCAGCCTCACCGGCTTGCAGGCGGACGTCCGGGTGCGGGCGGGCGAGTCGGAGGCGGACGCGGCTAGCGTGCTCGGCCTGATGGGGCTCGGCGCCCGCAAGGGCGACCGGATCACCCTGGTCGCGACGGGCGCCGACGCGGGCGCGGCCGTGCAGCGCATCCTCGACCTGGTGGACCAGAACTTCGGCGAATGA
- the dhaL gene encoding dihydroxyacetone kinase subunit DhaL, whose product MGCTATDVIGALQAGAAAVSAHRDELIQLDRVIGDADHGENMDRGFRAVVSKLDTAVPETPGAVLKQVATTLISTVGGASGPLYGTAFLRAAAAVGDAPELDGPAVAAALQAGLDGVVARGKAVAGDKTMVDALIPAVDAAKAAAADGAGPARVLEVAAQAAHSGAQATEPLVARKGRASYLGERSAGHVDPGARSTALLLSAFVESRSV is encoded by the coding sequence ATGGGTTGCACGGCAACGGACGTGATCGGCGCGCTGCAGGCGGGCGCGGCGGCGGTCTCCGCGCATCGGGATGAGCTGATCCAGCTGGACAGGGTGATCGGCGACGCCGACCACGGCGAGAACATGGATCGGGGTTTCCGCGCGGTCGTGTCGAAGCTGGACACGGCGGTGCCGGAGACGCCGGGTGCGGTGCTCAAGCAGGTCGCGACCACGTTGATCTCGACGGTCGGTGGCGCGTCCGGTCCGCTCTACGGCACGGCTTTCCTGCGCGCCGCGGCGGCGGTGGGCGATGCGCCGGAGCTGGACGGTCCGGCGGTGGCTGCGGCCTTGCAGGCCGGGTTGGACGGTGTCGTCGCCCGCGGCAAAGCCGTGGCGGGGGACAAGACGATGGTGGACGCCCTGATCCCGGCGGTGGATGCGGCGAAGGCGGCCGCCGCCGACGGCGCCGGTCCCGCCAGGGTGCTGGAGGTGGCGGCGCAGGCCGCGCATTCCGGGGCGCAGGCCACCGAACCGCTCGTCGCCCGCAAGGGCCGGGCTTCTTACTTGGGAGAACGCAGCGCGGGGCATGTCGATCCGGGTGCCCGGTCGACCGCGCTGCTGCTGTCCGCGTTCGTCGAATCGAGGTCCGTGTGA
- the dhaK gene encoding dihydroxyacetone kinase subunit DhaK: protein MKKIINDPATVVGDALQGMAAAHPELLRVRTDPALIVRADAPVTGKVALISGGGSGHEPLHGGFVGAGMLTAAVPGAVFTSPTPDAVQAAISETESGAGALLVVKNYTGDVLNFETAAELAGLEGADVRAVIVDDDVAVKDSTHTAGRRGVGGTVLVEKIVGAAAERGESLQRCEAIARRVVGQVRSMGVALTGPTVPHAGEPSFTLSEDEMEIGIGIHGEPGRRRLPMDSADGIVEKLLEPILEDLPFAEGDDVLLFTNSMGATPLIELYGAHGIAERLLAERGVRVRRRLVGPYTTSLDMQGMSLTLLKLDEELTELWDDPVRTAALHW, encoded by the coding sequence GTGAAGAAGATCATCAACGATCCGGCGACGGTGGTCGGCGACGCGTTGCAGGGCATGGCCGCCGCGCACCCGGAGCTGCTGCGGGTCCGCACCGATCCCGCGTTGATCGTGCGCGCGGACGCGCCGGTGACGGGGAAGGTCGCGTTGATCTCCGGTGGCGGGTCGGGGCACGAGCCGCTGCACGGCGGGTTCGTCGGCGCGGGCATGCTCACCGCGGCCGTGCCGGGAGCCGTGTTCACCTCGCCGACGCCGGACGCGGTGCAGGCGGCGATCAGCGAGACCGAGTCGGGTGCGGGCGCGCTGCTGGTGGTGAAGAACTACACCGGTGACGTGCTGAACTTCGAGACGGCCGCGGAGCTGGCCGGGCTGGAAGGCGCGGACGTGCGCGCGGTCATCGTCGACGACGATGTGGCGGTGAAGGACTCCACGCACACCGCGGGGCGGCGCGGGGTCGGCGGCACCGTGCTCGTGGAGAAGATCGTCGGCGCCGCCGCTGAGCGCGGCGAGAGCCTGCAGCGGTGCGAGGCGATCGCCCGGCGAGTGGTGGGGCAGGTGCGGTCGATGGGCGTGGCCCTGACCGGGCCGACGGTCCCGCACGCGGGCGAGCCGAGCTTCACGCTCAGCGAGGACGAGATGGAGATCGGCATCGGCATCCACGGCGAGCCGGGCAGGCGGCGCCTGCCGATGGACAGCGCCGACGGCATCGTCGAGAAGCTGCTGGAGCCGATCTTGGAGGACCTGCCCTTCGCGGAGGGCGACGACGTCCTGCTGTTCACGAATTCGATGGGCGCGACGCCGCTGATCGAGCTGTACGGGGCGCACGGCATCGCGGAGCGGCTGCTGGCCGAGCGCGGTGTCCGGGTGCGCAGGCGGCTGGTCGGCCCGTACACGACGAGCTTGGACATGCAGGGCATGAGCCTGACGTTGCTGAAGCTCGACGAGGAGCTCACCGAACTGTGGGACGACCCGGTGCGCACCGCCGCACTGCACTGGTGA
- a CDS encoding aldehyde dehydrogenase family protein, which translates to MTRTANGDADTIAGAASAQSFDSLDPRTGEVVGRYPLHDATEVNEIVESARVAGRWWAELGFAERKKRLDQWRARLVRGIDELAGVICSETGKPLDDARLELVLVIDHLHWAANKAEKVLRRRKVGSGVLMANQAATVEYLPFGVVGVIGPWNYPAFTPMGSIAYALAAGNSVVFKPSELTPGVGRWLVDSFAEIVPEHPVLALTTGFGETGAALCASGVDKVAFTGSTETGKRVMTACAQTLTPVLVECGGKDALIVDADADLRAAAEAAVWGGMSNAGQTCIGVERVFVVEAVADRFLELVAERAKKLRPGGEPGADLGPITMPSQVEVIRRHVDSALDAGARAVIGGKDSVRPPFVEPVVLVDVPADSEAAVEETFGPTIVVERVHDAEEGVARANQGRYGLGGTVFSRSRGVELARKLRSGMVAVNSVISFAAVPALPFGGVGDSGFGRIHGEDGLREFSRPQSMTRTKFRIPLNPMTFARSKGTVGAVVRLIRLTRGR; encoded by the coding sequence ATGACCCGGACCGCCAACGGCGACGCCGACACGATTGCCGGAGCGGCCTCAGCGCAGTCGTTCGACTCGCTCGATCCGCGGACCGGCGAGGTCGTGGGACGGTATCCGCTGCACGACGCCACCGAGGTCAACGAGATCGTGGAATCGGCCCGCGTGGCCGGTCGGTGGTGGGCGGAACTCGGCTTCGCGGAACGGAAGAAGCGCCTCGACCAGTGGCGCGCCCGGCTGGTGCGCGGGATCGACGAACTCGCCGGGGTGATCTGTTCGGAGACCGGCAAACCGCTCGACGACGCCCGGCTGGAACTGGTCCTCGTCATCGACCACCTGCACTGGGCCGCCAACAAGGCGGAGAAGGTGCTGCGCCGCCGCAAGGTCGGCTCCGGCGTGCTGATGGCGAACCAGGCCGCCACCGTCGAGTACCTGCCGTTCGGCGTCGTCGGTGTGATCGGCCCGTGGAACTACCCGGCGTTCACACCGATGGGCTCGATCGCCTACGCGCTCGCCGCGGGCAACTCCGTGGTGTTCAAACCGAGCGAGCTCACCCCCGGCGTCGGCCGCTGGCTGGTGGACAGCTTCGCCGAGATCGTGCCCGAGCACCCGGTGCTGGCGCTGACCACCGGTTTCGGCGAGACGGGTGCCGCGCTGTGCGCTTCGGGAGTGGACAAGGTGGCGTTCACCGGGTCGACCGAGACGGGCAAGCGCGTGATGACGGCGTGCGCGCAGACGCTGACCCCGGTCCTCGTGGAGTGCGGCGGCAAGGACGCGTTGATCGTCGATGCCGACGCCGACCTGCGGGCCGCGGCGGAGGCGGCCGTGTGGGGCGGCATGTCCAACGCCGGCCAGACCTGCATCGGCGTGGAACGGGTGTTCGTCGTCGAGGCCGTCGCCGACCGGTTCCTCGAACTCGTCGCCGAACGCGCCAAGAAGCTCCGCCCCGGTGGCGAGCCCGGCGCCGACCTGGGGCCGATCACGATGCCCTCGCAGGTCGAGGTGATCCGCAGGCACGTCGACTCGGCCTTGGACGCGGGAGCGCGCGCGGTGATCGGCGGCAAGGACTCGGTGCGCCCGCCGTTCGTGGAACCGGTGGTGCTGGTCGACGTCCCCGCCGACTCGGAGGCCGCCGTGGAAGAGACGTTCGGCCCGACGATCGTCGTCGAACGCGTCCACGACGCGGAGGAGGGCGTGGCGCGCGCCAACCAGGGCCGCTACGGCCTCGGCGGCACCGTGTTCTCGCGCTCCCGCGGCGTCGAGCTCGCGCGGAAGCTGCGCTCCGGGATGGTCGCGGTCAACTCGGTGATCTCGTTCGCGGCCGTTCCGGCGTTGCCGTTCGGGGGTGTCGGCGACTCCGGGTTCGGCCGCATCCACGGTGAGGACGGGCTGCGCGAGTTCAGCCGCCCGCAGTCGATGACCCGCACCAAGTTCCGCATCCCGCTGAACCCGATGACCTTCGCCCGCTCGAAGGGCACGGTCGGCGCCGTCGTGCGGCTGATCCGCCTCACCCGAGGCCGCTGA